gatcTTCAATATCTGaattgttattgttacccatctaccaatattaATGAGGCTTtcgaaaatctccctggtctttgtagtttaatctgtgcttgaaattcaatacttgacttagggaccttacagatgttgtatgtatgagGGACAGAGGAACGGGTAGTGAGTTGATGTAAATTGTTATGTGATTCGTTAAGCCAAAttgtactcctgaactaatttagtcTTTCctaaacaaagggggtgaatagttCATTTGTAAACTGTATaattttcttttcactttgacaAGTAGGgagtcttttttttatttttagatcaatgacaaaaaaatcactattaaatccatttcaatcccactttgtaatgcaacacaattttaaaaaaatctatGGTTGGTGAATACTTATGATATCCACTGTAAGTCTCATGTAGCAAATTTTGTTGATCAAATTTTGTGAACAGATTTTGGGCGGAGTAAACCCTCTTCCTGTTCAGTTTATCCCAGTGTTACATCCAAGGTATGCCTTGCTTTAACCTGTTATATATTTATCCCAATTGCATTTAAAAGTTGGTGCAGGtgttcacatcaacaacaacaacaaatgagAATTAAACAAACCAAAGAAATATACTGTTAAACTTTATTCTTTCTACATACATTCTATTTTGGTGTACTTTGTGAAAATGAGGCTGATGAGAACTAATTGTTACACACCATGGCTACATTTACACAGGAAGCTCAATTATGATCTTTTGGCATTGGTCATTTTTTGCAATTGGTTAATAATTGGGCAAAAGCTTAgagttgggctgcctgtgtaaattcaCCCTATGTAACTCAATGTATTGCTTAAAGAGTGAACGATTAGTGTGCGAAAAGACACTTTGGGGGGGTCGTCATCTGACATGGCTTCTCATTCAACACTCGGAGAAGTAGCTAGAGGCAACCGTCATGACACATTCCTTCTGGAAGAGCAGCTTAAACCTATAAGGATCATTAAAACAATATTAATGATTACATCGGAAAGCGTTTCCATTTCCATGTTCAGTTACACCCCTAGAGGTGCTCGCAAAAAAAATCACACAAGGACAACCTAAAGTGACATTCTAATATCATACCATTTCAACTCAACATGACGGAAATAGAATAGATTTCTTTTTAAAATTGAAAACACACATTTTGCATTTGCATAACTTACATTCTCATTAAAGCCATTTTATGATCCCTGGGCCCACTTTCCCTGTTTAAACGAAAAAAGGACAATCCAAAAGTTAGTAAGAATTGCTGCACTTGCACACGGTATATTAACACAATAAGAAAATGGAGAAAAAGCATCAACCTCAAAACCAAACACTTACACTGTCTGTTTGATTGTCTCCACACAGTCCAAGTCGTCACTGACGTCGTCGTCGATCAAAtcttgagagagagaaaaaaaaaggcgCAACAGGGATACACCACTGACTCTCGAACAAGCCATTTTAATAAAAACCAAACTCAAGATCAAATCTAACATCCAACTACTCTATTAATGAtcttgttgtgttatttgtcatATTTAGTTTTGATAGGTCAAATTTATTGAACTCACCACTGCAGTTCATCTGGCAAAGGTTCAGAGACGGAGTGGAGCCGTTGGCACAGATCACACGGTCGCTCAGCTGAAACAAGCCGTAGAGGGTCCACATGGTCTCTTCTTCGCTGGTCTCCTCTTCGCTGGAGTCTTCTTTTCTGGAGTCCTCTTTTGATGAGCTGAACTGATGACTTTCAGCACTGGATGAATCCCCGTGAGAATCCCCAGCGTGTCTCTTACCCCTCCTAGGAGGGTGCTGAGGGTGGGTAGGACGGGTCGGACGGTTATCATCCTTAGCAGGGTGGGTAGGGCTGCCATCAGGGCCATCATCATCCCTCCAAGGAGACACAAAACTGGTGTTGAAACCTGTGGCCTTCTCTACGTGGCAGACGACTGGAAGAGGCAATGACAATTGAGAGTTACTTTACAATCGGACTCCTAGGGGCCGATTTCCCCATACACAGATTTAGCCTAGTCTTGGAATAAGAAGCCATTTCAATTAAGAATCTCGAGAAATGTttcttagtccaggactaggcttaatccgTGTTCCTTGAAACCAGCCCATAGCATTTAAGAAATTGTTCAGATTGTTGAATGAAAAAAATCATTGAGTTATGTTATGCAACTTACTTTTTGCCACAAAGTCCTTGTTTGTCAGATAATTCTCTCTGgctttctcagtcaggttgaATTTGAAGGCCGCCTCCTCCAATAAGCTCTTCAGCTCACATTTTGAGAGGATCCGTCCCTCAGACAGACTGGGAACCATCAAGACTGCTACAGCCAACACCAGCAGCATCTGCATCTTCATGTTGTCTCTGTCTGGTCTTTCCTCAATTGTGAGGGGGAAGACGAGAGTTACACAGTAGATATACTCTTGGCGCCCTAGCCCCCTGAGAGTGACCTTTGACTAAAACTCGTTCTTGTCtccttttaaaaaaaatccaaGGTAAGGCAATACATCTGGCTCTCTGAAATGGGTCAAAGGACTACCTAAATGTACCAAAGATCCACCCAGTGTTGTGTTTCACCATTCGATTCAGGCCAGAAAATGTGTTGAAAAAACGTCTCTTCGATGGTATCACAAAGGGTCCTCCTTTGTGTGACACCTGAGAAGTAAGTTGGGCGTGAATTAGATTGACACACATAACAATTCTCACGGGTATCTCATGACCACGACTGAGAATTAAAGATCAGCGTCTCTTCATTTTCATGTTCTGACGGGGTCACATGACACCAGCTCAAGAGTAATACGAGACCCATGAATGTGGTTTGTTTTTATGCATTGTTTTCATGTGTACTGCTCATGTAAGGGATGCCGTGTTTGCAGACAGATAACTTGTCTGGAATAAACAACGAAAGCTTACAAGGACAATCACGTAACTACTAACATTCAAATTGAACTCTGTGGGTATACGAAAGATAATGGGGGAAAAAGTAGGACATGTTACAAGTACAGCTCTAGGGAACAACAAAGGCAGCAAGATGGCATCTGTTGGTTTCAGCTTCCTTATTCCTGGCAGTTGCAGGAGAGGATATTGTCTATTGGTCTGTGCTAACCCATTGAAGTTGAAACGTAAAGTGGGTAAGGTTAAatgtttaggttagggttaggttatggttattgttaagtttattgttagggtaagggtaatggtaggggtaggggttacggttagggtttatggtagggatgtcccaaggatcctgCATAGCAATGACCGTTGTCTATTAGAGGCCTTTTGTCAACTTTGTTCGAGCATCAGGGGCTAACATCCTCCATAGCACTCCATCTAGGCGATGGGcagaacatacagttgaagtcggaagtttacatacaccttagccaaatacatttaaactcagtttttcacaattcctgatcaacactttattttaataatgtgaaatgtcagaataatagtagagataatgatttatttcagctttaattactttcctcacattcccagtgggtcagaagtttacatacactcaattagtatttggtagcactgcctttaaattgtttaactcaagtcaaacgtgtcgggtagccttccacaagcttcccacaataagttgggtgaattttggacattcctcctgacagagctggtgtaactgagtcaggtttgtaaggccttcttgctcgcacacactttttcagttctacccacaaagtTTCTATAGTATTTAGGTCAggcctttgtgatggccactccaataccttgactttgttgtccttaagccattttgccacatctttggaagtatgcttggggtcattgtccatttggaagacacatttgtgaccaaactttaacttcctgactgatgtcttgagatgttgcttcaatatatccacataattttccttc
This sequence is a window from Oncorhynchus mykiss isolate Arlee chromosome 13, USDA_OmykA_1.1, whole genome shotgun sequence. Protein-coding genes within it:
- the LOC110485996 gene encoding uncharacterized protein LOC110485996, whose amino-acid sequence is MKMQMLLVLAVAVLMVPSLSEGRILSKCELKSLLEEAAFKFNLTEKARENYLTNKDFVAKIVCHVEKATGFNTSFVSPWRDDDGPDGSPTHPAKDDNRPTRPTHPQHPPRRGKRHAGDSHGDSSSAESHQFSSSKEDSRKEDSSEEETSEEETMWTLYGLFQLSDRVICANGSTPSLNLCQMNCSDLIDDDVSDDLDCVETIKQTVESGPRDHKMALMRMFKLLFQKECVMTVASSYFSEC